The Henckelia pumila isolate YLH828 chromosome 2, ASM3356847v2, whole genome shotgun sequence genome includes a window with the following:
- the LOC140877251 gene encoding uncharacterized protein — protein sequence MYAATCKVFEVFSDHSPNGRAKAEVRRVYRNMARFEFVFILHLMHRIMRITDILCQALQRKSLDILTAITFVSTTKTILQELRECEWEEFLHGVKDFCSKNEIDVPDLDCLYKIGRSRQQTKVEHHYHFDIQKNSFDSFNSDDICKLATKFYPEDFTDQEIVALEYELVHYKLDMMQNLKAFTLVELCQKLTESGRSKVYVMLTRLIHLVLTLPVYTATTELAFSAMKHVKTALRNKMEDDFLVDCLTLYIEQDLAKEIDVDSIIDEFYVSKSRRAQLC from the exons ATGTATGCTGCAActtgcaaagtttttgaagtttttagtGACCATTCTCCAAATGGAAGAGCTAAGGCTGAAGTTCGGCGGGTTTACAGAAATATGGCAAGATTTGAATTTGTGTTCATTTTGCACTTGATGCATAGAATTATGAGAATAACAGATATTCTTTGTCAAGCTCTTCAAAGAAAATCTCTAGACATTTTGACTGCTATAACATTTGTCTCTACTACCAAAACTATCCTTCAAGAACTTAGAGAATGCGAATGGGAAGAATTTCTTCACGGAGTGAAAgatttttgttcaaaaaatgAAATTGATGTGCCAGACCTTGATTGTCTATATAAGATTGGTCGTTCTCGGCAGCAAACCAAAGTTGAGCATCATTACCactttgat ATCCAAAAAAATTCATTTGACTCGTTTAATAGTGACGATATTTGCAAGCTTGCAACGAAGTTTTATCCTGAAGATTTcacagatcaagaaatcgttgctttGGAGTATGAATTGGTACATTATAAACTTGATATGATGCAGAATTTGAAGGCTTTTACACTTGTTGAGTTGTGTCAAAAATTGACTGAGAGTGGGCGATCAAAGGTTTACGTAATGTTGACCAGATTGATTCATCTTGTTTTGACGTTACCTGTTTATACTGCAACTACTGAGCTAGCTTTTTCTGCAATGAAGCATGTGAAGACGGCACTTCGCAATAAAATGGAGGATGACTTTCTTGTTGATTGCTTGACACTCTATATTGAACAAGATTTAGCAAAAGAAATAGATGTAGATTCTATTatagatgaattttatgtttcaaaatctCGTAGGGCTCAACTTTGTTGA